A single Anopheles arabiensis isolate DONGOLA chromosome X, AaraD3, whole genome shotgun sequence DNA region contains:
- the LOC120905745 gene encoding uncharacterized protein LOC120905745, which produces MSADFTQNQLWNNGPDWLAQPSSHWPSSDPEPSDEADLETRQNAMHHCILHTVCAQHQADGAITATDTAHQCIQDDHAQPVGQLPPSRITPSRPFSVTGVDYAGPFYLKPAHRKAAATKSYLCIFVCFATKAVHLEFIGDLATAGFLAALRRFTSRRGLPAHIHSDNGKNFEGAERELKELFELFNDEQHRNTVATRCTDRGITWHFNPPKAPHFGGLWEAAVKTAKRHLYRHLGNTRLSYEGYCTVPHQIEAAMNSRPLLPLSDDPNELAALTPAHFLIGTSMFAVPTVIVRFNYTQLKSCTLDDLQKWQLLVQRFWKHWATEYLQEMQKSYASGGSNNSNILPGRLVILMDESLPTTRWPLARIVEIHPGEDKIVRVVTLKDS; this is translated from the exons ATGTCGGCAGACTTCACGCAGAATCAGCTTTGGAATAACGGTCCAGATTGGCTTGCGCAACCTTCGTCCCATTGGCCCAGCTCAGATCCAGAACCAAGCGATGAGGCGGACCTAGAAACACGCCAG AATGCTATGCATCATTGCATACTGCATACGGTTTGTGCGCAACACCAAGCAGACGGCGCGATCACAGCGACCGATACCGCACACCAATGCATCCAAGACGATCACGCCCAA CCGGTTGGCCAGCTTCCACCCTCCCGCATCACACCGAGCCGACCGTTTTCTGTAACCGGAGTGGACTACGCCGGTCCATTCTACTTGAAGCCAGCGCACCGGAAGGCAGCAGCTACTAAGAGCTAtctgtgtatttttgtgtgtttcgctaCGAAAGCTGTGCATTTGGAATTCATAGGAGACCTCGCAACGGCGGGATTCTTAGCAGCATTACGCCGCTTCACATCACGACGCGGATTGCCAGCCCACATCCATTCTGATAATGGGAAAAACTTCGAAGGCGCAGAACGTGAACTGAAGGAGCTTTTTGAGCTGTTCAACGACGaacaacaccgcaacaccgtGGCTACCAGATGCACTGACCGGGGAATCACTTGGCATTTCAACCCGCCAAAGGCTCCACACTTCGGCGGATTATGGGAAGCAGCAGTAAAGACGGCGAAGCGACACCTCTATCGTCACCTGGGCAATACGCGGCTGTCGTACGAAGGCTACTGCACTGTGCCCCACCAAATCGAGGCAGCGATGAATTCCCGTCCGCTGTTGCCTTTGTCCGACGATCCCAACGAGCTAGCTGCACTCACACCGGCACACTTCCTTATTGGCACATCGATGTTCGCCGTGCCTACCGTGATAGTCCGGTTCAACTACACCCAGCTGAAATCCTGCACGCTAGATGATCTTCAGAAGTGGCAGCTTTTGGTTCAGCGTTTTTGGAAACATTGGGCCACTGAGTATCTAcaagaaatgcaaaaaagttATGCAAGTggtggcagcaacaacagcaacatactTCCCGGCAGGTTAGTGATCCTCATGGACGAATCGTTACCCACCACTCGTTGGCCTCTTGCGCGTATCGTTGAAATCCATCCCGGTGAAGACAAGATAGTACGCGTCGTTACGCTTAAAGACAGTTAA